In Maridesulfovibrio sp., the following proteins share a genomic window:
- a CDS encoding RsmG family class I SAM-dependent methyltransferase, giving the protein MSKINISAADILGAASKSGRRLQADPRQDEGFKAATDQARVLAYYLTLLVKWNKSMNLVGPQGWEQVFHSLIVDSLHLADFLNSLELPESPVSLDLGAGAGLPGIPLRALWQAGDYHLVEARQKRSIFMRTALRMMKLPRTHVFEGRAEKIPQQTLPADLILSKAFMPWKELLVFVKPMLAPQGRIVVLSNDPAPSVHDLEELGHTLERSMEYKAGDKIHYFWCLRPIES; this is encoded by the coding sequence ATGTCGAAAATAAATATAAGCGCTGCGGATATTCTGGGCGCTGCCAGCAAATCCGGGCGTAGGCTTCAGGCTGACCCAAGACAGGATGAAGGCTTTAAAGCGGCCACGGATCAGGCTCGGGTCTTGGCCTATTATCTTACTCTGCTGGTTAAATGGAACAAGTCCATGAACCTTGTCGGGCCGCAGGGCTGGGAACAGGTTTTTCATTCCCTGATTGTTGACAGTCTGCATCTGGCCGATTTTTTAAATTCTCTGGAATTGCCTGAGAGTCCCGTTTCCCTTGATCTGGGCGCCGGGGCAGGATTGCCGGGAATTCCATTGCGCGCTCTTTGGCAGGCCGGAGATTACCATCTGGTTGAAGCTCGCCAGAAACGTTCAATTTTCATGCGTACCGCGCTGCGGATGATGAAGCTGCCGCGTACCCATGTTTTCGAGGGACGGGCGGAAAAAATTCCGCAGCAGACACTTCCTGCGGATTTGATTTTGAGCAAGGCTTTCATGCCTTGGAAAGAGCTTTTGGTGTTTGTGAAACCGATGCTGGCACCTCAAGGGCGCATTGTTGTGCTTTCCAATGATCCTGCTCCATCGGTACATGATCTGGAAGAGCTAGGACATACGCTGGAGAGATCAATGGAGTATAAAGCTGGCGATAAAATTCATTATTTTTGGTGTCTCCGTCCTATAGAATCCTAA
- a CDS encoding tetratricopeptide repeat protein, whose translation MIQLTGSTRFPLKTVLAGALLALLMLQGCAGMNTAQQQIQAPLSPDAQLTYDYLVYMDYRARLGQALNGIKTPHKINEIARLQKEALVVLNRLIAAEPQEKLYLDKFALYWTTSQLDEARTTLKEALKLYPDSRDLTISLANTYLVENRNKAAEDVLKEFLLKNPDDLEVTGHLARIYLEQKKFAQALDILKVIPLEKRTPQIHFLHAKGSAGLGLTRQAIKSLSRAVKEKPDFIEAWGELAYLYEVEKNYDSAEKIYTKMLQFPDVSTHIRLRLMELCLKLNNPERALKLAIEGPRNKSFLLEAAQLFINSKFYGQASILLDLFAQQKTIPESYYFFKASIAYEGEGDPQKALDYLAKISPKSEHYDRSLQFRAHLLLDLKKNKEALEIIRTGQQEFPEEVNFYLLESGLHVENGDDAAAKRALLLGNTNVPNNPQILFQLGVIAEKEGNLNQTLKYMEQIITSYPDHADALNFIGYILADRNEQLDRALVLISRANRLEPDNGYILDSLAWVNYRMGKFEEAWEIIKRAVSLKPKQSELWDHYGDIAAALGNKKSAAMGYRKALKLDPNKADEINRKLKEL comes from the coding sequence ATGATACAACTCACCGGCTCAACACGCTTTCCGCTGAAAACAGTTCTTGCTGGCGCCCTGCTTGCCCTGCTTATGCTGCAGGGCTGTGCGGGCATGAATACCGCACAACAGCAGATTCAGGCCCCGCTCAGCCCGGATGCACAGCTGACCTACGACTATCTGGTCTATATGGATTACCGTGCAAGACTCGGGCAGGCCTTGAACGGTATTAAGACTCCGCACAAGATCAACGAAATAGCCCGTCTTCAGAAGGAAGCGCTTGTTGTGCTGAACAGGTTGATAGCTGCCGAGCCACAGGAAAAACTGTATCTCGACAAATTCGCCCTTTACTGGACGACCAGCCAGCTGGATGAAGCCCGGACAACTCTCAAGGAAGCGCTGAAACTATACCCTGACAGCCGTGACCTGACCATCAGCCTTGCCAATACTTATCTGGTTGAAAACCGCAACAAAGCGGCCGAAGATGTACTAAAAGAGTTCCTGCTTAAAAATCCGGATGATCTTGAAGTGACAGGGCATCTGGCCCGCATATATCTGGAGCAGAAGAAGTTCGCACAGGCTCTCGATATTCTGAAAGTCATCCCTCTGGAAAAACGCACTCCCCAGATCCACTTTCTGCATGCAAAAGGCAGCGCCGGATTAGGACTTACCCGTCAGGCGATAAAAAGCCTTAGCAGAGCCGTTAAGGAAAAGCCCGATTTCATCGAAGCATGGGGAGAGCTGGCCTACCTCTATGAGGTTGAAAAAAACTACGATTCGGCTGAAAAAATTTACACAAAAATGCTCCAATTTCCAGATGTATCCACCCACATCCGGTTACGCCTCATGGAGCTTTGCCTCAAGCTGAACAATCCGGAACGGGCTTTGAAACTCGCCATTGAGGGACCGCGTAACAAATCATTCCTGCTGGAAGCAGCGCAACTGTTCATTAATAGCAAATTTTACGGACAGGCATCTATTCTGCTTGATTTATTCGCACAACAGAAAACGATCCCGGAATCCTATTATTTCTTCAAGGCTTCGATTGCTTATGAAGGAGAAGGCGACCCGCAAAAGGCCCTGGATTACCTGGCAAAGATATCACCGAAAAGTGAACACTATGACCGAAGTCTGCAATTCAGAGCACACCTGCTTTTGGATCTCAAAAAGAATAAGGAAGCCCTTGAAATAATCCGCACAGGGCAGCAGGAGTTTCCCGAAGAAGTAAATTTCTATCTGCTTGAATCAGGTCTGCATGTTGAAAATGGAGATGACGCTGCTGCCAAAAGAGCACTTCTGCTCGGCAACACCAACGTTCCAAATAATCCGCAGATACTCTTTCAACTCGGCGTGATTGCAGAAAAAGAAGGCAATCTGAACCAGACACTGAAATACATGGAACAGATCATCACCAGTTATCCAGACCATGCAGACGCGCTTAACTTCATCGGTTACATCCTCGCAGACCGTAACGAACAGCTGGACCGGGCCTTGGTGTTGATCAGCAGAGCCAACAGGCTGGAACCTGACAACGGTTATATTCTTGATTCTCTGGCCTGGGTCAACTACCGCATGGGAAAATTCGAAGAAGCATGGGAAATCATTAAACGTGCTGTTTCACTAAAGCCTAAGCAGAGTGAACTATGGGATCACTACGGTGATATTGCTGCGGCACTTGGAAACAAGAAATCCGCAGCCATGGGATATCGCAAGGCCTTGAAGCTGGACCCGAATAAAGCTGATGAAATCAACAGGAAGCTTAAGGAATTATGA
- a CDS encoding RNA polymerase factor sigma-32, whose product MTVKKEPVELELVENEEVKLPTKDDFLPTPRAKGEVATKDPLHLYLQEISRFPLLEPDEEFQLAKRVQENGDQQAAFRLVSSHLRLVVKIAMDFQRRWMQNVLDLIQEGNVGLMKAVNKFDPDKGIKFSYYAAFWIKAYILKYIMDNWRMVKIGTTQTQRKLFYNLNKERQRLQALGFDPTTSELSKNLNVSEEEITEMDQRLAKNDLSLNLKFGEDSEATRMDFLPDLGPGVEETLANKEISKLLLDQLRAIVPNLNDKEQLILNDRLLSDSPRTLREIGEEFGVTRERVRQIEARLLKKLREHLADSVKDFSQDWIPENE is encoded by the coding sequence ACGATTTCCTCCCCACACCAAGGGCGAAAGGTGAGGTAGCAACAAAGGACCCTCTCCACCTGTATCTTCAGGAAATCAGCCGCTTCCCACTGCTTGAGCCTGATGAAGAATTTCAGCTAGCCAAGAGGGTGCAGGAAAACGGCGACCAGCAGGCCGCATTCAGACTGGTCTCATCACACCTTAGACTTGTGGTAAAGATCGCCATGGATTTCCAACGGCGCTGGATGCAGAATGTACTTGATCTCATTCAGGAAGGTAATGTCGGGTTAATGAAAGCCGTCAATAAATTTGACCCCGACAAAGGCATCAAATTCTCCTACTATGCCGCATTCTGGATCAAGGCCTACATCCTGAAATATATCATGGATAACTGGCGCATGGTCAAAATCGGAACAACCCAGACCCAGCGCAAACTTTTTTACAATCTCAATAAAGAACGCCAGAGATTACAAGCTCTTGGCTTTGACCCAACAACCTCGGAGCTTTCAAAAAATTTGAATGTCAGCGAAGAGGAAATTACGGAAATGGACCAGCGTCTGGCCAAAAACGATCTTTCCCTGAACCTCAAGTTCGGTGAAGATTCCGAGGCCACACGCATGGATTTTCTTCCTGATCTTGGCCCCGGGGTAGAAGAAACCCTTGCCAACAAGGAGATTTCCAAATTACTGCTTGACCAGCTCAGGGCAATTGTTCCAAACCTAAATGACAAGGAACAGTTGATCCTGAACGACCGCCTTTTGTCCGACTCTCCCAGAACCCTGCGGGAGATCGGTGAAGAGTTCGGGGTAACAAGGGAAAGAGTTCGCCAGATTGAAGCAAGACTGCTTAAAAAATTGAGGGAACATCTGGCTGATTCAGTTAAAGACTTTTCACAGGACTGGATACCTGAAAATGAATAG
- a CDS encoding bifunctional glycosyltransferase family 2/GtrA family protein — MNQTTLSIVIPCYNEEATLQICVDRVLAVANDELALEIIIVDDCSSDNSLEIARGIAAGDKRIQVAAHEVNQGKGAALRTGFSKATGDIVAVQDADLEYNPMEFRELVKPIIEDRADVVFGSRYLKINDRRVLYFWHSLMNHCLTFFSNMYTDLGLTDMETCYKVFKREVIQSIDIKEDRFGFEPEVTAKIAQKRCRIYEMAISYNPRTYEEGKKIDWKDGVRALYCILHYSGHTAPALVQFFTYFFIGAISWLVNITAFSICLASDMGIASSIAVAYVPATLVNYFLCITLLFKHKAQWNEKAELLVFLTITALAYLLDTGTTIALTKIGLGAIAAKMLASIVTITFNFLGRKYLTFYKSPLPGWKKTENLKNK, encoded by the coding sequence ATGAACCAGACCACTTTAAGCATCGTAATCCCCTGCTACAACGAAGAAGCCACCCTCCAGATCTGCGTTGACCGCGTTCTCGCTGTTGCAAATGATGAACTGGCGCTTGAAATTATAATTGTTGATGACTGCTCTTCGGATAACAGCCTTGAAATTGCAAGAGGAATTGCCGCCGGAGATAAGCGGATTCAAGTTGCCGCCCATGAAGTGAATCAGGGTAAAGGAGCGGCGCTGCGCACTGGATTCAGCAAGGCAACCGGTGATATCGTAGCAGTTCAGGATGCTGACCTTGAATATAATCCCATGGAATTCAGAGAACTGGTCAAGCCGATTATCGAAGACCGGGCTGATGTCGTCTTCGGTTCCCGATATCTGAAAATCAATGACCGCAGAGTTCTCTATTTCTGGCATTCGCTTATGAACCACTGCCTGACTTTCTTTTCCAACATGTACACAGATCTCGGACTGACCGACATGGAGACCTGCTACAAAGTTTTCAAACGGGAAGTTATCCAGTCCATCGACATAAAAGAAGACCGTTTCGGATTCGAACCGGAAGTCACCGCCAAGATCGCCCAGAAACGCTGCCGCATCTACGAAATGGCAATTTCATACAACCCCAGAACTTACGAAGAAGGCAAAAAGATAGACTGGAAAGACGGTGTGCGGGCCCTTTACTGTATCCTGCACTATTCAGGGCATACTGCTCCTGCACTGGTTCAGTTCTTTACTTACTTCTTCATCGGGGCCATATCATGGCTGGTTAATATCACCGCTTTTTCCATTTGCCTTGCCTCTGACATGGGCATCGCTTCATCTATCGCGGTGGCCTACGTTCCGGCCACTTTGGTCAACTATTTCTTATGCATCACGTTATTGTTCAAACATAAGGCCCAATGGAATGAAAAAGCGGAACTGCTTGTCTTCCTGACCATAACGGCATTGGCCTACCTGCTCGATACGGGTACGACCATAGCACTTACCAAAATAGGCTTAGGTGCCATTGCCGCTAAGATGCTGGCCAGCATAGTGACCATCACCTTTAACTTCCTCGGCAGGAAGTACCTGACCTTTTACAAGTCCCCGCTGCCGGGCTGGAAAAAGACCGAAAACCTCAAAAACAAATAA
- a CDS encoding UDP-glucuronic acid decarboxylase family protein, protein MPLMKRVLVTGGAGFLGSHLCERLLAEGNEVICVDNFYTGQKKNILTLLDNPYFEVLRHDVTFPLYIEVDEIYNLACPASPIHYQFDPVQTTKTSVHGAINMLGLAKRVKAKLFQASTSEVYGDPEMHPQKENYWGNVNPIGVRSCYDEGKRCAETLCFDYWRQHGLEIKVGRIFNTYGPRMDLNDGRVVSNFIVQALKGAPITVYGDGSQTRSFCYVDDLIEAFIKTMATDKSFTGPVNLGNPSEMSVLELAETIVELTGSKSEIVRKPLPSDDPTRRRPDITLARENLGWEPKIKPLDGLKETIKYFDNILSEFDK, encoded by the coding sequence ATGCCCTTAATGAAACGAGTATTGGTGACTGGCGGAGCAGGATTTCTTGGTTCACATCTGTGCGAAAGACTGCTGGCCGAGGGAAATGAAGTTATCTGTGTGGACAACTTCTATACCGGACAGAAAAAGAACATCTTAACCCTGCTGGACAACCCTTATTTCGAAGTCCTCAGGCATGATGTAACCTTTCCTCTCTACATTGAAGTGGACGAAATTTACAATCTGGCCTGTCCGGCATCCCCCATCCACTACCAGTTCGATCCGGTGCAGACCACCAAGACCTCGGTTCACGGCGCAATCAACATGCTTGGTCTCGCCAAAAGAGTTAAGGCCAAATTGTTTCAGGCTTCCACTTCCGAGGTCTACGGCGATCCCGAAATGCATCCGCAAAAAGAAAACTACTGGGGCAACGTTAACCCAATCGGTGTCCGTTCCTGCTATGATGAAGGTAAAAGATGCGCCGAGACCCTATGCTTTGACTACTGGCGTCAGCACGGCCTTGAAATCAAGGTAGGCCGCATTTTCAACACCTACGGTCCACGCATGGACCTCAATGATGGACGGGTTGTATCAAACTTCATAGTACAGGCCCTTAAGGGCGCACCTATCACTGTCTACGGTGACGGCTCGCAGACAAGGTCATTCTGCTATGTGGATGACCTGATTGAGGCATTTATAAAAACCATGGCGACTGACAAATCATTTACCGGTCCCGTAAACCTCGGGAACCCGTCTGAAATGTCAGTGCTTGAACTTGCGGAAACAATTGTCGAGCTGACCGGCTCAAAATCAGAAATTGTCCGTAAACCGCTCCCCAGCGACGATCCGACCCGTAGGCGACCGGACATTACCCTTGCCAGGGAAAACCTCGGCTGGGAGCCGAAAATCAAGCCTCTTGACGGCCTGAAGGAAACTATCAAATACTTTGACAATATCCTTAGCGAATTCGATAAATAA
- a CDS encoding HD domain-containing protein: MNRLLTDLKIEAKAMASALPVPVFYRDLETQIEFARDMFFDHPLIIRLQEDVLPFLYDEYAHGIYHSKKVAIEAGAIILREGDEMDGDRVRELVLLAQFCGLLHDCCRLDENHALRGSETSKVILSNYPISERSKELIAEAIARHEAFKPEKPIENDLELTLLSGALYDADKFRWGPDNFSTTLWEICDYEDWTVEEIIEKFPKGLEIIKSIESTFRTETGREYGPEMISQGINIGSAIYEKLVEFSKDPKYLPQEEPERLV; this comes from the coding sequence ATGAATAGACTGCTTACCGACCTTAAGATTGAAGCAAAAGCAATGGCCTCGGCCCTGCCCGTCCCTGTTTTCTATAGGGACCTTGAAACACAAATCGAATTTGCAAGGGATATGTTCTTCGATCATCCGTTGATCATAAGATTGCAGGAAGATGTGTTGCCATTTCTTTACGATGAGTATGCCCACGGCATTTACCACTCCAAAAAAGTAGCCATCGAAGCAGGAGCCATTATCCTGCGCGAAGGCGACGAAATGGATGGGGACCGTGTGCGGGAACTGGTCCTGCTGGCCCAGTTCTGCGGACTGCTTCACGATTGCTGCCGCCTTGATGAAAACCACGCCCTGCGAGGTTCCGAAACATCCAAGGTAATCCTGAGCAACTACCCCATTTCCGAGCGCAGCAAGGAGCTCATTGCCGAAGCAATAGCCCGGCACGAGGCCTTCAAGCCGGAAAAACCCATTGAGAATGATCTGGAACTGACCCTGCTCAGCGGCGCGCTTTACGATGCCGACAAATTCCGCTGGGGGCCGGACAACTTTTCCACCACACTATGGGAAATCTGTGACTACGAAGACTGGACAGTGGAAGAGATTATTGAAAAATTCCCTAAAGGTCTTGAGATCATCAAATCCATCGAATCTACTTTCAGGACAGAGACCGGCAGGGAGTACGGTCCGGAAATGATCAGTCAAGGAATCAACATCGGGTCTGCAATTTACGAAAAGCTGGTTGAATTTTCCAAAGATCCAAAATACCTCCCGCAGGAAGAACCTGAAAGGCTTGTATGA
- the rpiB gene encoding ribose 5-phosphate isomerase B has product MAGKVVIGSDHGGFTLKTFAIKLLTDMGYDVVDAGPEEAVSCDYPVYAEKVAEMVTGEDIPGILICGTGLGMSMAANKIKGIRAAMCTNEYMAKMARAHNNANILCLGERVIGPGLAEEIIRAFMTSEFEGDRHLRRINLFDK; this is encoded by the coding sequence ATGGCCGGTAAAGTTGTAATCGGTTCGGACCACGGGGGCTTCACCCTCAAAACATTTGCCATCAAACTGCTCACCGACATGGGCTATGATGTGGTAGACGCCGGACCTGAAGAAGCTGTCAGCTGCGACTATCCTGTTTACGCCGAAAAAGTAGCCGAAATGGTAACCGGAGAAGACATTCCCGGTATCCTCATTTGCGGAACCGGACTGGGTATGTCCATGGCTGCAAACAAAATCAAAGGCATCCGCGCCGCCATGTGTACCAATGAGTACATGGCAAAAATGGCTCGTGCGCACAACAATGCCAATATCCTCTGCCTTGGCGAAAGGGTCATCGGCCCCGGTCTGGCCGAAGAAATCATCCGTGCCTTCATGACAAGCGAATTTGAAGGAGACCGGCACCTGCGCAGAATCAATCTTTTCGATAAATAG
- the tkt gene encoding transketolase has translation MSNNQLDQKAVNVVKGLIMDSIRKANSGHPGGSMSSADFAYILYKDFLKFDPSNPEWANRDRFVMAAGHESPLLYSILHLCGLLSIEDLKQFRQLDSITPGHPEHDMTPGVEATSGPLGQGFCVGVGMATAEAFLNANTNDDIVDHYTYVLSSDGDFQEPVALGAATLAGLWGLGKLIVFYDSNDIQLAGPTSKCDCTDFKKLFEAMCWHVVEIDGHDHEAIRAAVKAGQAETSKPTMIIGKTVMAKGAATCEGSHSTHGSPLSHEEIEATKKCFGLPEKETFYVPADVVEHFQARFPDLKALAAQWKEKSDAALAADEKIAAFWANANTDRKDIKLELPEFEAGQSIATRKAWGACLDAITDALPTLIGGSADLDPSNQTANFRKKVGDFAIDGKTARNLAFGVREFPMSVILNGMALHGGVIPFGATFLTFSDYCRNGMRMSALQHLPVIYIYTHDSFYVGEDGPTHQPIEHVASLRLIPNMLVLRPADARETAACLEIAMAQDKRPSALMLTRQGLPVLGKDEFPQVEEGVKRGGYIVKDCEGTPDMIAIAAGSEVSMAIEAASMIEGKKIRVVSMPSVELFEEQDQEYKDSVLDPNVRTRIAAEAGRPEGWYKYVGIDGAVLGIDHFGASAPAAQLAERYGFTAANLAELMKKQF, from the coding sequence ATGAGTAACAACCAGTTGGACCAAAAAGCGGTCAACGTTGTCAAAGGTTTGATCATGGACTCCATCCGCAAGGCCAATTCCGGCCATCCCGGCGGTTCTATGTCATCTGCGGACTTTGCATATATTCTTTACAAAGACTTCCTTAAATTCGATCCCAGCAATCCCGAATGGGCAAACCGTGACCGTTTCGTAATGGCCGCAGGCCACGAATCCCCGCTCCTCTACTCCATCCTGCATCTCTGCGGCCTGCTTTCCATCGAAGACCTCAAACAGTTCCGCCAACTGGATTCCATCACCCCCGGCCACCCCGAACACGACATGACTCCCGGTGTTGAAGCCACTTCCGGGCCTTTGGGTCAGGGTTTCTGTGTCGGTGTAGGTATGGCTACAGCTGAGGCTTTCCTCAACGCCAACACCAACGACGATATTGTTGACCACTACACCTATGTACTTTCCTCTGACGGTGATTTTCAGGAACCTGTAGCACTCGGTGCAGCCACTCTCGCCGGCCTCTGGGGACTCGGCAAACTTATCGTTTTCTACGATTCCAACGACATTCAGCTCGCAGGTCCCACCAGCAAATGCGACTGCACCGACTTCAAAAAACTTTTCGAAGCAATGTGCTGGCACGTTGTAGAAATCGACGGTCACGATCACGAAGCTATCCGCGCAGCAGTGAAAGCAGGTCAGGCTGAAACTTCCAAGCCGACCATGATCATCGGTAAAACCGTAATGGCTAAGGGTGCTGCAACCTGCGAAGGCAGTCACTCCACCCACGGTTCCCCGCTTTCCCACGAAGAAATCGAAGCTACCAAGAAATGCTTCGGTCTTCCCGAAAAAGAAACTTTCTACGTACCTGCGGATGTTGTTGAACATTTTCAGGCCCGTTTCCCCGATCTCAAAGCACTGGCTGCTCAGTGGAAGGAAAAATCCGACGCAGCTCTCGCCGCTGACGAAAAAATCGCCGCTTTCTGGGCTAACGCAAACACAGATCGTAAAGACATCAAACTTGAACTTCCGGAATTCGAAGCGGGTCAGTCCATTGCTACACGTAAGGCCTGGGGTGCATGCCTCGACGCCATTACCGACGCTCTGCCCACCCTTATTGGCGGTTCCGCAGACCTTGACCCCTCCAACCAGACTGCGAACTTCCGCAAAAAAGTCGGAGACTTTGCCATTGACGGCAAGACAGCACGCAACCTCGCTTTCGGTGTTCGTGAGTTCCCCATGTCCGTCATCCTCAACGGTATGGCTCTGCACGGCGGTGTAATCCCCTTCGGCGCGACCTTCCTGACCTTCTCCGATTACTGCAGAAACGGCATGCGCATGTCCGCGTTGCAGCACCTGCCGGTAATCTACATCTACACCCACGATTCTTTCTACGTTGGAGAAGACGGACCGACCCACCAGCCTATCGAGCACGTAGCTTCCCTGCGCCTGATCCCGAACATGCTGGTTCTCCGTCCCGCCGATGCCCGCGAAACCGCAGCCTGCCTCGAAATCGCAATGGCACAGGACAAGCGTCCTTCCGCCCTCATGCTCACCCGTCAGGGACTGCCTGTCCTCGGCAAAGATGAGTTCCCGCAGGTGGAAGAAGGCGTTAAACGCGGCGGTTACATCGTGAAGGATTGTGAAGGCACTCCGGACATGATCGCTATCGCAGCCGGTTCCGAAGTTTCCATGGCTATCGAAGCGGCTTCCATGATCGAAGGTAAAAAGATCCGCGTGGTCTCCATGCCCTCCGTTGAACTCTTCGAAGAGCAGGATCAGGAATACAAGGATTCCGTCCTTGACCCCAACGTCCGCACCCGCATCGCAGCAGAAGCAGGCCGCCCCGAAGGCTGGTACAAATACGTCGGCATCGACGGCGCTGTACTGGGCATCGACCACTTCGGAGCATCCGCACCCGCTGCTCAGCTTGCCGAAAGATACGGCTTCACAGCAGCAAACCTCGCCGAGCTGATGAAAAAACAGTTCTAA
- a CDS encoding glycosyltransferase family 39 protein, whose translation MQKNINKTILILAVLSVMIRIFLFNAMGPEQHYQHDTPSYFAPAQSLIENFTFVGSEGPQDIFRTPGYPAFIAILQFLTGSVYSVIMAQNLLGLLMAYMAWRYFRQDNETAGNIAFGLVAFNFLLMFFANTFLTEVPASFLTLCTFFLLLKGSKDKEKALKYAVAAAIMAGITAIVRPIAIYLCLPSIIFILLCYPTWKNKLVLSVVFVAVFSIIPISWSAQNYQRTGQFAFSSIEKNFFLSYMATEVLSAEEGRSHLDMSIPAETYAKLTAEAEKRFIEQNGPDQKSLSEVKRSLALETMANYPMTTTICFLRNTVLTFLGNGTTLMAKLSGLPTTVTAGIGFIYTIPALILALTGLVCAWRKDPGFAVLAFLFTGYFVGTTSLVGNFGPRFRMPVEPVLCILISYSLCAIFKKKHKNRLT comes from the coding sequence ATGCAGAAAAATATCAATAAAACAATACTTATACTTGCTGTCCTTTCCGTGATGATCAGGATTTTTCTTTTCAATGCCATGGGACCGGAACAACATTACCAGCATGATACCCCATCCTACTTTGCCCCGGCACAATCCCTGATTGAAAACTTCACTTTTGTAGGATCAGAAGGACCGCAGGATATTTTCAGGACTCCGGGCTACCCTGCATTTATCGCCATTCTACAATTTCTGACCGGGTCAGTTTACAGTGTGATAATGGCCCAGAATCTTCTGGGGCTGCTTATGGCCTACATGGCGTGGAGGTATTTCAGGCAGGACAACGAAACAGCCGGGAATATAGCCTTCGGACTGGTGGCCTTCAATTTTCTGCTGATGTTCTTCGCTAACACCTTTCTAACCGAAGTTCCCGCCTCATTTCTTACCCTATGCACATTTTTCCTGTTGCTTAAAGGCAGCAAGGACAAAGAAAAGGCTCTAAAATATGCCGTTGCAGCGGCGATTATGGCCGGTATTACCGCGATTGTACGCCCCATTGCCATATATCTCTGTCTGCCTTCTATAATCTTTATCCTGCTCTGCTATCCAACATGGAAAAATAAACTAGTTCTTTCAGTGGTCTTTGTAGCCGTATTTTCGATTATTCCTATTTCATGGTCGGCCCAGAACTACCAGAGAACCGGACAGTTCGCCTTCAGCAGCATCGAGAAAAACTTTTTCCTGAGCTACATGGCTACCGAAGTCCTCTCGGCTGAGGAAGGCAGGAGTCATCTGGATATGTCCATCCCGGCTGAGACTTATGCTAAACTGACCGCAGAAGCTGAAAAAAGATTTATCGAACAGAATGGACCGGACCAGAAATCCTTAAGCGAAGTTAAACGCAGCCTCGCCTTGGAAACCATGGCTAATTATCCTATGACAACGACCATCTGCTTCCTGCGCAATACGGTGCTGACTTTTCTGGGCAACGGGACGACTCTGATGGCAAAGCTGAGCGGACTGCCGACCACTGTTACAGCCGGAATCGGCTTTATATACACCATTCCGGCTCTGATCCTTGCTCTGACCGGGCTGGTATGTGCATGGCGCAAAGATCCCGGTTTTGCAGTGTTGGCCTTTTTATTCACCGGTTATTTCGTAGGAACTACTTCACTGGTCGGAAATTTCGGACCGCGATTCAGGATGCCTGTCGAACCTGTTTTGTGCATATTGATCAGCTACAGCCTCTGCGCAATATTTAAGAAAAAGCACAAAAACAGACTGACATAG